A window from Corynebacterium singulare encodes these proteins:
- a CDS encoding RBBP9/YdeN family alpha/beta hydrolase, producing MHFYIVHGYQASPESHWFPWLEHQLTADGHTVHTIALPDPHAPKLEEWAEALRSDIGRPDSDTCIITHSLGGIAALHYLTALGGEWELPGLFIVSGFIEKLRVIPELDDFIGQAHVDVPRLKPHIAHAEVFVSTNDVLVEPALTEQLADVFSAPLTTVENGGHFLESDGYIEFPQLWQRIAQWLRSL from the coding sequence ATGCACTTTTACATCGTTCATGGATATCAAGCCAGCCCTGAGAGTCACTGGTTTCCGTGGTTGGAGCACCAGTTGACCGCCGATGGTCACACGGTTCATACCATTGCGCTGCCGGACCCACATGCACCGAAACTGGAGGAGTGGGCAGAAGCGTTGCGCAGCGATATCGGCCGTCCGGATTCCGATACCTGCATCATCACGCATAGCCTGGGTGGCATCGCGGCGCTGCACTATCTCACGGCATTGGGAGGCGAGTGGGAACTTCCCGGGCTCTTTATCGTCTCCGGTTTCATTGAGAAGCTCCGCGTCATCCCAGAGCTCGATGACTTCATTGGCCAAGCACACGTTGACGTGCCCCGCCTTAAGCCCCACATCGCTCATGCTGAGGTCTTCGTGTCTACAAACGATGTCCTTGTCGAACCAGCCCTCACAGAGCAGCTTGCCGACGTTTTCTCGGCCCCGCTCACTACTGTTGAGAACGGTGGGCACTTCCTGGAGAGTGACGGCTACATCGAATTTCCGCAGTTGTGGCAGCGCATTGCGCAGTGGCTGCGCAGTCTATGA
- a CDS encoding transcriptional regulator, translating to MSKESTHQSAKLDPVIHPINRLKICATLFHSGATDGRQMKYAVLAELTELPADTLSKQLKHLEDSGYISRTRQYGSTRAKDAVWVALTQTGTEAYAQHVAALKAMTEGS from the coding sequence ATGTCTAAGGAGTCTACGCACCAATCAGCCAAGCTAGATCCGGTCATCCACCCCATCAATCGGCTTAAAATCTGTGCCACGCTATTCCACTCGGGCGCGACGGATGGCAGGCAGATGAAATACGCCGTGCTTGCAGAACTCACCGAGCTTCCTGCTGATACGCTTTCCAAGCAGTTGAAACATCTTGAGGACAGCGGCTATATCAGCCGCACCCGCCAATATGGCTCCACGCGCGCGAAAGACGCCGTCTGGGTCGCGTTGACCCAGACTGGGACAGAAGCCTACGCGCAGCACGTTGCGGCGCTTAAAGCCATGACAGAGGGCTCATAG
- a CDS encoding chymotrypsin family serine protease, producing MTTRLTSRFLAAAGSCALALGIAAAPVAAETTVQLTQGQKIITSDGAECSVGYVESTRAWTSAHCALDGGQVYTDSGQHVGTLRWFSPSGAASHDLAYIQFAAGTSSGGNPLTGDGMAPPPGEGATVCMDGRYAGRQCGPTVRGPGVFPGMHYASGFSLSPGDSGGPVSLEGHAGVVGIYQGITEANRNGRKVIFSNYARMPYADELERLPHQGFVPRRPKREPANLVRVVQERAEAFSSTSSKGPEGLRGLIFSIGLGVVASRLPLLPSLSSPS from the coding sequence ATGACAACGAGACTGACGAGCCGGTTCCTGGCTGCCGCTGGGTCTTGCGCACTAGCCTTGGGTATCGCCGCCGCGCCTGTCGCTGCGGAAACTACCGTCCAGCTCACGCAAGGGCAGAAGATCATTACGTCTGACGGTGCAGAATGCAGCGTTGGCTACGTAGAGTCCACTCGCGCATGGACCTCGGCGCACTGTGCTCTCGATGGCGGGCAGGTGTATACCGATTCTGGGCAACACGTGGGAACCCTGCGATGGTTTAGCCCCTCGGGCGCCGCTAGCCACGACCTTGCCTACATTCAGTTTGCAGCTGGTACCTCCTCCGGCGGCAACCCGCTGACCGGTGACGGCATGGCGCCCCCTCCTGGCGAGGGCGCCACTGTGTGTATGGACGGCCGCTACGCGGGGCGGCAGTGCGGACCGACCGTTCGCGGTCCTGGAGTTTTTCCGGGAATGCACTATGCTTCAGGCTTTTCCTTGTCCCCAGGGGATAGCGGTGGTCCCGTCTCCCTAGAAGGGCATGCTGGAGTGGTGGGTATTTATCAGGGTATTACTGAGGCAAACCGCAATGGTCGCAAGGTAATCTTCTCGAACTATGCGCGCATGCCCTACGCCGATGAGTTGGAGCGACTGCCTCATCAGGGCTTTGTGCCGCGCCGTCCGAAGCGCGAACCGGCCAACCTTGTCCGTGTTGTGCAGGAGAGGGCGGAGGCGTTCTCTTCTACGAGTAGTAAGGGTCCTGAGGGGCTGCGCGGGCTTATTTTCTCTATCGGCCTAGGGGTTGTAGCGTCCCGGTTGCCGCTGCTTCCCTCTTTGAGCTCCCCGTCCTAA
- a CDS encoding IclR family transcriptional regulator, with amino-acid sequence MGEYSAVSGIKVLDRAVAIMMAATNRPSTLNELCETTGLPRATAHRLATALEAHRILTRTPDGKWGAGPALPGNRDRIIETAGPIMEELLAATGESVQLYELSGTTRTCIATREPEFGLHNVVPVGRQLPLTSGSAARIFAAFADVHVPDALFSEQDVTLARENGYSESIEERESNLASISAPVFEGTGTLIAVLSVSGSAERFRPSPAEKFAPMLLDAAQRLSNALAHDAT; translated from the coding sequence ATGGGAGAGTATAGCGCAGTATCAGGAATAAAGGTATTGGATCGCGCAGTCGCCATCATGATGGCCGCGACCAACCGGCCGTCCACACTCAATGAGCTCTGCGAGACTACTGGTTTACCACGGGCAACAGCCCACCGGCTCGCGACAGCACTCGAAGCACATCGCATTTTGACCCGCACCCCCGACGGGAAATGGGGCGCTGGCCCAGCCCTACCGGGCAACCGCGATCGCATTATCGAGACCGCCGGGCCCATCATGGAGGAGCTTCTTGCAGCCACCGGTGAGTCTGTTCAGCTCTATGAGCTCTCCGGCACGACACGCACGTGCATTGCCACCCGTGAGCCGGAATTTGGACTGCACAACGTCGTGCCGGTGGGCCGCCAACTACCCCTAACGTCAGGTTCCGCCGCACGTATTTTCGCCGCTTTTGCGGATGTCCACGTTCCCGACGCCCTGTTTAGCGAGCAGGATGTGACTCTCGCGCGCGAGAATGGCTATTCCGAATCAATTGAGGAGCGCGAATCCAACCTCGCATCCATTTCTGCCCCTGTATTTGAAGGTACGGGCACCCTCATCGCTGTGCTCTCAGTGTCCGGCTCAGCAGAACGTTTCCGCCCGTCTCCTGCGGAGAAGTTTGCACCGATGCTTCTCGACGCCGCACAGCGGCTCAGCAACGCTCTAGCTCACGACGCGACTTAG
- the leuC gene encoding 3-isopropylmalate dehydratase large subunit, with product MTTKLTLAEKVWRDHVVRKGENGEPDLLYIDFQLLHEVTSPQAFDGLRLAGRTMRHPELHLATEDHNVPTVGIKTGNLLEIKDEISRTQVSTLRKNCEEFGVRLHAMGDAQQGIVHTVGPQLGITQPGMTIVCGDSHTSTHGAFGSIAMGIGTSEVEHVMATQTLSLKPFKTMAIEVSGELEEGVSAKDLILAIIAKIGTGGGQGHIIEYRGEAIRKMSMEARMTICNMSIEAGARAGMVAPDETTFDYVKGREFAPKGEDWDAAVEYWKTLPTDDGAEFDTVVHIDGSALTPFVTWGTNPGQGLPLSASVPDPESFGDEGEKAATEKALAYMDLKPGTPLREIEIDTVFLGSCTNARIEDLRAAAEVVKGRSIADGTRMMVVPSSAVVKAQAEEEGLDKIFTDFGAEWRTAGCSMCLGMNPDQLKPGERSASTSNRNFEGRQGPGGRTHLVSPAVAAATAVLGHLASPADITA from the coding sequence ATGACTACGAAACTGACATTGGCAGAGAAGGTGTGGCGCGACCACGTGGTGCGCAAGGGAGAGAACGGCGAACCCGATCTCCTCTACATTGACTTCCAGCTCCTTCACGAAGTTACCAGCCCACAAGCCTTCGATGGGCTGCGCTTGGCTGGGCGTACCATGCGTCATCCTGAGCTGCACTTGGCTACAGAGGACCACAACGTTCCCACTGTGGGGATTAAGACCGGCAATCTGCTGGAGATTAAGGATGAGATCTCCCGTACCCAGGTCTCCACGTTGCGCAAGAACTGCGAAGAGTTCGGCGTGCGTCTTCATGCGATGGGGGATGCACAGCAGGGCATCGTTCATACCGTTGGCCCCCAGCTTGGTATCACGCAGCCCGGCATGACCATCGTGTGCGGTGACTCCCATACCTCGACGCATGGAGCGTTTGGCTCCATTGCCATGGGTATCGGCACCTCAGAGGTCGAGCACGTCATGGCCACCCAGACGCTCTCGCTGAAGCCCTTTAAGACCATGGCTATCGAGGTGAGTGGTGAGCTGGAAGAAGGCGTTTCGGCTAAGGATCTTATCCTGGCTATCATCGCCAAGATTGGCACCGGTGGCGGCCAAGGCCACATCATTGAGTACCGCGGCGAGGCCATCCGTAAGATGTCCATGGAAGCTCGCATGACCATCTGCAACATGTCTATCGAGGCGGGCGCCCGCGCCGGTATGGTAGCTCCGGATGAGACGACCTTTGACTACGTCAAGGGCCGCGAATTCGCACCGAAGGGTGAGGATTGGGACGCTGCTGTGGAGTATTGGAAGACCTTGCCTACAGATGATGGCGCCGAGTTCGACACCGTCGTCCACATCGACGGCTCTGCACTGACTCCATTCGTAACCTGGGGCACCAACCCGGGACAGGGACTGCCGCTGAGTGCGTCCGTACCGGACCCGGAATCCTTTGGTGACGAAGGCGAGAAGGCAGCCACCGAAAAGGCCTTGGCCTATATGGATCTCAAGCCCGGCACCCCGCTGCGTGAGATTGAGATCGATACGGTCTTCCTAGGTTCCTGCACGAATGCCCGAATCGAGGATCTGCGGGCGGCCGCTGAGGTGGTCAAGGGCCGCAGCATTGCTGACGGCACCCGCATGATGGTCGTGCCCTCCTCAGCCGTTGTGAAGGCGCAGGCGGAAGAGGAAGGCCTCGACAAGATTTTCACTGATTTCGGTGCTGAATGGCGCACGGCTGGTTGCTCGATGTGCCTAGGTATGAACCCGGACCAGTTGAAACCGGGGGAGCGGTCGGCGTCGACAAGCAACCGCAATTTCGAAGGCCGACAGGGCCCAGGCGGGCGTACCCATCTCGTTTCGCCCGCTGTTGCAGCAGCCACCGCAGTTCTGGGCCACTTGGCGTCACCGGCAGACATCACCGCATAA
- the leuD gene encoding 3-isopropylmalate dehydratase small subunit, which translates to MEKFVTHTGVGVPLRASNVDTDQIIPARYLKSVKRTGFAEGLFSNWRSDGNFVLNQPQFTDGSVLFAGPDFGTGSSREHAVWALAEYGFKAVFSSRFADIFRGNSGKAGLLTGLMAQEDIELIWKQLESGETQVSVDLEARTVTVGGNSYTFDIDDYTRWRLMEGLDDIGLTLRNEADIEDFEAGRPSFKPKVGAQ; encoded by the coding sequence ATGGAAAAGTTTGTTACACACACTGGTGTTGGTGTTCCGCTGCGTGCTTCGAACGTGGACACCGACCAGATCATTCCGGCGCGCTATCTCAAGTCCGTCAAGCGCACCGGCTTTGCCGAGGGACTGTTTTCTAACTGGCGTTCAGACGGGAACTTCGTACTCAACCAACCCCAGTTCACCGATGGCTCCGTGCTTTTCGCTGGCCCCGACTTTGGCACAGGTTCCTCGCGCGAGCACGCGGTGTGGGCACTGGCTGAGTACGGTTTCAAAGCTGTATTTTCTTCGCGGTTTGCAGATATCTTCCGTGGAAACTCAGGCAAGGCTGGGCTCCTGACCGGGCTCATGGCTCAGGAAGACATCGAGTTGATTTGGAAGCAGCTTGAGTCCGGCGAGACACAGGTGAGCGTTGATTTGGAGGCGCGGACCGTGACCGTGGGCGGCAACAGCTATACGTTCGACATTGATGACTACACGCGGTGGCGCCTTATGGAAGGCCTCGACGATATTGGACTTACCCTGCGCAACGAGGCGGACATTGAGGATTTCGAAGCTGGCCGTCCCTCGTTCAAGCCGAAAGTTGGTGCACAATAA
- a CDS encoding DEAD/DEAH box helicase family protein, translated as MTNPFDSNRDPSSDQHGGNNGHNSSGAYGSGNGASTGGNTYGSYGSDQSSFGNNNYGGTSYGENSYGASQGTYGQEYQDPNGYGQGYQQQGGYGAGYQQEGGYGAGYQQQGGLTVSPVDAMDSIGQAFKGYFKQPMPGALAALAYFAVMGIGIFLPLFVVSIGAASTAATSYDPATDAFSDGGAAGLGALSIFGLVVVYFLAILLSAWMYAGCVSASRKIANGENVSFGDYFKGGNVKGIFGVYICYIIAFVIGSFTIVLGIVAAVLFWAAPVIKAEDPEKSIGECFKESMNLVVNNFGQMFVFYLLFSILMSLFMLIPIVGMLCAPPLMTLGHVLFLRTVRKRPAMRWA; from the coding sequence ATGACCAACCCTTTTGATAGCAATAGAGACCCGTCCAGCGATCAGCACGGCGGAAACAACGGCCACAACAGTTCTGGAGCCTATGGATCCGGCAACGGGGCCTCCACCGGTGGAAATACCTATGGCTCCTATGGGTCCGACCAGAGTAGCTTTGGCAACAACAACTACGGCGGAACTTCGTATGGGGAGAACTCCTACGGTGCCAGCCAGGGTACGTACGGTCAGGAGTACCAGGATCCCAACGGATACGGTCAGGGATACCAGCAGCAAGGTGGCTATGGCGCGGGCTACCAACAGGAAGGTGGCTATGGCGCGGGTTACCAGCAGCAAGGTGGTCTGACCGTCTCGCCGGTCGACGCCATGGATTCCATCGGTCAGGCGTTCAAGGGTTATTTCAAGCAGCCTATGCCGGGTGCTCTCGCCGCTCTTGCCTACTTCGCAGTGATGGGAATCGGGATTTTCCTGCCTCTTTTCGTCGTGAGCATTGGTGCTGCGTCTACTGCCGCGACGTCGTATGACCCAGCGACTGACGCCTTTTCCGACGGTGGCGCTGCGGGCCTTGGGGCATTGAGCATTTTCGGTTTGGTCGTTGTTTACTTCTTGGCGATTCTTCTCTCTGCTTGGATGTATGCCGGCTGCGTCTCCGCCTCACGCAAGATTGCTAATGGGGAAAATGTCTCTTTCGGCGACTACTTTAAGGGTGGCAACGTCAAGGGTATTTTCGGTGTGTATATCTGCTACATCATTGCCTTTGTTATCGGTAGCTTTACCATCGTTCTGGGCATCGTGGCGGCCGTGCTTTTCTGGGCGGCACCGGTGATCAAAGCTGAAGACCCCGAAAAGAGTATTGGTGAGTGCTTTAAAGAATCGATGAACCTTGTCGTGAACAACTTCGGTCAAATGTTTGTTTTCTACCTCTTGTTCTCGATCTTGATGAGCTTGTTCATGTTGATTCCCATTGTTGGAATGCTCTGTGCTCCTCCGCTCATGACCTTGGGACATGTCCTTTTCTTGCGCACCGTGCGCAAGCGTCCGGCCATGCGCTGGGCCTAA
- a CDS encoding NUDIX hydrolase has translation MPKAKNMHETDKDTQSEVFVSGRHQEIPVDPADEFKRTTLAAGAVLWRGEPQDPEVAIIHRPHYDDWSLPKGKVDPGESLPATAAREILEETGYTVRLGKLIGKVAYPVQGRTKVVYYWMARVLEGSYTPNDETDELRWVSIDEACELLSYEVDTQVLAKAHKRLRLAPTTRVLYVRHAHAHQRRNWEGDDDLRPLDKKGRRQAEMLVPMLAPYHPTAIYCAPPQRCQQTAAPLADELGMDIAINKAFGDEVFDAAPEDARAAFQRVVDGGGVPVVVSQGLTIPGIIESYAPKFITTPIEELKFKKASVWVLSFNDGELTGADYLASPLPVR, from the coding sequence ATGCCCAAGGCAAAGAACATGCACGAAACGGATAAAGATACCCAATCGGAGGTGTTTGTTTCCGGGCGCCATCAGGAAATTCCGGTGGATCCGGCCGATGAGTTCAAGCGCACCACGCTGGCTGCCGGTGCGGTGTTGTGGCGCGGTGAGCCGCAGGATCCAGAGGTGGCCATCATCCACCGCCCGCACTACGACGATTGGTCGCTGCCCAAGGGCAAGGTCGATCCGGGCGAGTCCCTGCCAGCTACCGCTGCCCGCGAAATTCTAGAGGAGACCGGCTACACGGTGCGATTGGGCAAGCTCATCGGGAAGGTAGCGTACCCGGTACAAGGCCGAACAAAGGTGGTCTACTACTGGATGGCGCGAGTTCTGGAGGGTTCCTACACTCCGAATGATGAGACCGATGAGCTGCGGTGGGTGTCCATCGACGAAGCCTGCGAGTTGCTGTCTTATGAAGTCGATACGCAAGTGTTGGCTAAGGCTCACAAGCGACTGCGCCTAGCCCCGACCACGCGTGTCCTCTACGTGCGCCACGCTCACGCCCACCAGCGACGAAACTGGGAGGGAGATGATGACCTGCGCCCGTTGGACAAGAAGGGTCGCCGCCAGGCTGAGATGCTCGTCCCGATGCTCGCCCCTTACCACCCGACGGCCATCTACTGCGCCCCACCGCAACGCTGCCAGCAGACGGCCGCTCCGCTTGCTGACGAACTCGGAATGGACATCGCCATCAACAAGGCTTTCGGTGATGAGGTTTTTGACGCCGCACCTGAGGACGCCCGCGCAGCTTTCCAGCGCGTTGTCGATGGCGGTGGCGTTCCGGTTGTCGTAAGCCAGGGTCTCACTATTCCGGGCATCATCGAGTCCTATGCCCCAAAGTTCATCACGACCCCTATCGAGGAGCTGAAGTTTAAGAAGGCCTCAGTGTGGGTGCTGTCTTTCAACGACGGTGAGCTAACTGGCGCGGACTACCTAGCTAGCCCACTACCAGTGCGTTAG
- a CDS encoding NAD(P)H-dependent glycerol-3-phosphate dehydrogenase, whose amino-acid sequence MVNVAVMGAGSWGTTLAKVFADAGNEVRLWARRAELAEAINTRHENPDYLPDLPLPESIQATTDPAQALGDASIVIFGVPSQTLRANLEDWAPLLPQDATVVSISKGVEKETLNLMSEVIADAAGVEEERIAVLSGPNLAKEVAQEQPAATVIACTDVARAEEVQHAAAAPYFRPYTNTDVIGAEIGGACKNVIALACGMASGKGLGNNTMATIITRGLAEITRLGVELGADPFTFSGLAGMGDLVATCSSTLSRNRTFGYRLGQGGTLEEATAATNGQVAEGVISSDSIFRLAQRAGVEMPITQAVYGVCHEGVSVDDMIVALMGRTKKAE is encoded by the coding sequence ATGGTTAATGTGGCCGTCATGGGAGCGGGCTCGTGGGGAACCACCCTGGCTAAGGTCTTCGCTGATGCAGGCAATGAGGTCCGCCTGTGGGCACGCCGCGCGGAACTGGCGGAAGCCATCAACACCCGCCACGAGAACCCAGACTACCTACCGGACCTGCCACTTCCCGAGTCAATTCAGGCAACGACGGATCCTGCGCAGGCGCTTGGCGACGCCTCCATCGTCATCTTCGGTGTCCCCTCCCAGACCCTGCGCGCCAACCTGGAAGACTGGGCGCCGTTACTGCCGCAGGACGCCACGGTGGTGTCCATCTCCAAAGGCGTGGAAAAGGAAACGCTTAATCTCATGAGTGAAGTTATCGCGGATGCCGCCGGCGTAGAGGAAGAGCGCATCGCGGTGCTTTCAGGGCCGAACTTGGCCAAGGAGGTGGCACAGGAACAGCCGGCGGCGACGGTTATCGCCTGCACCGATGTGGCGCGCGCTGAAGAAGTTCAGCATGCAGCGGCCGCACCTTACTTCCGCCCGTACACGAACACCGATGTGATCGGCGCAGAGATCGGAGGTGCCTGCAAGAACGTCATCGCGCTCGCGTGCGGCATGGCCTCCGGCAAAGGCTTGGGCAACAACACTATGGCCACCATCATCACCCGCGGTTTGGCGGAGATTACGCGCCTTGGTGTAGAACTCGGTGCGGATCCTTTCACGTTCTCCGGCTTGGCAGGTATGGGAGACCTCGTTGCAACCTGTAGCTCAACGTTGTCGCGCAACCGCACCTTCGGATACCGCCTGGGCCAAGGCGGCACGCTGGAGGAAGCCACTGCGGCCACCAACGGCCAGGTGGCTGAGGGGGTTATTTCTTCGGACTCCATTTTCCGCCTTGCCCAGCGTGCAGGAGTGGAGATGCCCATCACTCAGGCCGTCTACGGCGTGTGCCACGAAGGCGTCAGCGTGGATGACATGATCGTGGCTCTGATGGGTCGCACCAAAAAGGCGGAGTAG